Genomic window (Romboutsia lituseburensis):
TTAGGAGTCGCTTTATTAAAAATTATAATAGGGAATTCTATTAAAAGTGCGAGTATGACCGCTGATGGATTTCATTCGATATCAGATGGAACATCTAATATAGTAGGTCTTATAGGTATTGCTTTAGCATCAAAGCCAATAGACAAAGAGCATCCATATGGTCATAATAAATTTGAAGTTATATCGGGTCTTTTTATTGGAGGAATGCTTTTATTTTTAGGTTTTAAAATAATTATAGATGCAGTTATGAGATTTAAAAATCCAGTTACTCCAACTATAACTATGGTAAGTTTAATCGTTTTGCTTGTTACATTATTAATCAATATACTTGTATGCACGTATGAGTATAGGATTGGTAAAAAATTAAATAGCTATATTTTAGTTTCAGATTCACTTCATACAAAGAGCGATATATTTGTATCTATAGGTGTTTTAATGACATTAGTGGGAGTAAAACTTGGCCTTCCTGCTATTATTGACCCGATAGCATCTTTAGTTGTTGCTGGATTTATACTTCATGCATCTTATGAAGTGTTTAAATCAACTATTGATGTTCTTGTAGATACAGCAATAATAGATGAAGATGATATAAGAGAAGTTCTTAAAAAATTTAAAACTATAAAGAGTGTTCATGAGATAAGAAGTAGGGGCAGTGAAAGTAATGTTCATATTGATATGCATATTATGGTTGATCCTAATTTAACAGTTGAAGATTCGCATGTACTAAATCATGATATAGAGGATTTGATACGAGAGAAAATTAATAAAAGTGCTCAAGTTATAGTTCATACTGAGCCTTATTATGAATAATAAAAAATAAGTTTACTGATTTTGTAGATATTATATGTAAAATAAAGAACACTATTGTCACATTCTGAATAAGATATATAGACATGTATCATTTTAAGGGAGGGGTTTAGTTGTTTAATTATAATTATCCAACATCAAAATCATTTATAAAGTCAGTAAACTTAATTCAAGATTCTGTAGAAGGTGAAAAATCAGATGCATTATTCTATGAATGGTTAATAAATAATATACCTACAGACATTTTAACTCAAAAGCAAGCAAAATATATAAAGGATACTATTGAATCAATAAGGGAAGATGAAATGTCTCATAATAAAATGTTTAAAGCAATGTATAAACAATTGACAGGAGCAGATGCAACTCCAGTAGAAACTGAGTTTGTAGCGCCAGAAAATTTTACAGAGGGTATACTTATAGCTTTAAATGGAGAGCTTAATGCTGTTAAAAGATATAGAACAATAATGAATGGAATGCCAAATCTTTATTACAGAGATATAGTGTTTAATATATTAACAGATGAATTAAGACATGCTAATTTATATAACTATATTTATACAACAATATTAAATAATAAGAAGTAATTTTATTAAAAAAGAGACTATTAAGTTAATAGTCTCTTTTGTTGATTTTCAAATGTTTTACGGTAATTAATA
Coding sequences:
- a CDS encoding ferritin-like domain-containing protein, whose amino-acid sequence is MFNYNYPTSKSFIKSVNLIQDSVEGEKSDALFYEWLINNIPTDILTQKQAKYIKDTIESIREDEMSHNKMFKAMYKQLTGADATPVETEFVAPENFTEGILIALNGELNAVKRYRTIMNGMPNLYYRDIVFNILTDELRHANLYNYIYTTILNNKK
- a CDS encoding cation diffusion facilitator family transporter — encoded protein: MENTNYKKVKQVLLIILFANLGVALLKIIIGNSIKSASMTADGFHSISDGTSNIVGLIGIALASKPIDKEHPYGHNKFEVISGLFIGGMLLFLGFKIIIDAVMRFKNPVTPTITMVSLIVLLVTLLINILVCTYEYRIGKKLNSYILVSDSLHTKSDIFVSIGVLMTLVGVKLGLPAIIDPIASLVVAGFILHASYEVFKSTIDVLVDTAIIDEDDIREVLKKFKTIKSVHEIRSRGSESNVHIDMHIMVDPNLTVEDSHVLNHDIEDLIREKINKSAQVIVHTEPYYE